A window of Bacteroidota bacterium genomic DNA:
GATATTGGGCTGCGTTTCAGTTTCCTTAAGCTCACCCTTGAAAAACAGGTATTCGGTTTCTATTTCAAAGCCCAAACGTTTGTAAACAGGTTCACCCATTGGGGTAGCAATCAGGTAAACGGTTTCAAAGCCTTCGGCTTTTAGCATATCTACCAAATACTTTGTGATGATACCGCCCAAACCTCTGTTACGGTGTTGCGGGTGAACGATAATCAAGGCCAGCCATGCAGTGTCTTTGTGGCGGATGGCAGAGCCTGTACCAATAATTTCACCGTTTTCAACCACTTTTATCGGGCTGCAATGCGGCGAATTGAGGTAATAAGTTACGTTGGGGGTAATGTCGCCCCAATCGGTCGGTTGAATTTCAGATAAACGGGGTAAGTCTTCGGGTTGTAAGGGGAGAATTTCCATAGTTTCAAAGCAAAAATAGGAGTTATCCTTCGAGACGAATAGGACAATAACGTATTTGTATTGACTTTGGGATGAGTTTGCAACGTGAGGTTTAAACCCCGCGTTGTTGAGATTACCCCATCGGTGAGGACTTAAGTCCTCACCGATGGGGTAATCTCCAAAGCACCGGATTTCAATCCGGTAATACAATACTGCACCTTCGGTTTGCCTATCTTTGCCCTATGGATATACAGCAAATCCTGTCTAAGCCTATTCAAAAGGGCAAAAATGTATTTATAGCCCCCAATGCTACAGTAATTGGTAATGTATCGTTGGGTGATGAATGTTCCGTATGGTTTGGCGCGGTGTTGAGAGCCGACAGCGACTCTATTACCATCGGACACCGTACCAACATACAAGACAATGCCGTGATACACGTTGACCTCAACGAACCAGCCACCATTGGTAACGATTGCATTATAGGCCACCTTGCGCTGGTGCATGGGGCTACCATTGGTGATAATGTGTTGGTAGGAATGCACAGTACCGTGATGAACGGTGCCAAAGTGGGCGATTTTAGTATTATAGGGGCAAATGCATTAGTACCCGCGGGCATGGAAATCCCTGCTTTTAGCATGGTGGTGGGCACTCCGGCTAAAATAGTGAAAACCCTTACCCCCGAACAGGTGGAAAAGGTGAAGCGCAATGCCGCCGTGTATGTTGAGTTGGCCGCGGAATACATGGAGTTTTACAAGTAAATTTTGATTTGTTGACTTGTTGATTTATGATTTGAATGCGCAAGTCGCTAATTTTAAATTCAATAAACCATACCTTGAAGTTAAATAAGAATAAATACGAGAGCGAAATGCAGGTGAGGCCGGACGACATTGATATGTTCCGCCACGTGCACAGCAGTCGCTATATTGATTATGTATTGGCTGCCCGTTACGACCAAATGGGACGTTGCTACGGTATGCCGATGGAAGAGTTTCTGCAAAACGGTTTCGGGTGGGTGATTGTATCTACACACATGGAGTTTAAGCGCCCGTTGAAATTGGGCGATTACTTTGTGGTGAGTACTCAACTTGTCCATTTTGAAAAGCATACTGCCAAGGTTGATTTTGAGATATTGAAGAAAGAAGGGATGAAGTTGTGCTGTACCGGGCATTTTGATTACACCATGATTGATATGGCTACGGGGCGCGCTGCTGCTTTACCCGATTGGATTATTGAACGTTATAGCCTGCCTGAATAGATGAATTATTTTGTAATACAGTGCTACGGCAAAGAGCGCATATTGCGCGAAGCGAAGTTTTGCGTACTCTCGCTGCTTAGGTACCTACAAGGGCAGGAGGGGTATAAAATAGTTTTGTACACGGATAACCCTGCTTTTTTTGAGGATATAAAAGAGTTTGTGGTGTGTGAACCACTGCCGCCCGAAACGGTGCAGCAATGGAAAGGTGAACACAATTTTGTGCATCGGGTGAAAATACAGATGCTGCTTGATTTTGCTTCAAAATACAGCGGCAAGTTTATTTACTTGGATAGCGATACGTGGTTTAAGCAATCGCCTGCGGAACTGTTTACCCAAATTGACGATAGCAATGCGCTGATGCACTTGCCCGAAGCCCAACTGAAAAGCAACGCCAACCCGATAATTAAAAAGATACACCGTTTTGTAAAGGCCAATACATTTACCCTAACAAACGGTGAAAAGGTGAATATACCGGCCGAGTATTTTATGTGGAATGCGGGCGTGATTGGATTGCATACCAATGCCCGACCTGTTATGGAAAAGGTGCTGCAACTTACCGATGCCATGCTGGCCGCCTACCAAAAACACGTGATGGAGCAACTGGCGTTTTCGTACTTTTTACAAAAGGAGTTTACTACCCGCCGTTGTGATGATGTGATAGAACATTACTGGCCGTATTGCGCCGTTGCTGAGCAACCCATGATAGAGTTGTTTACCGGCATAGAGGGGCAAACTATGGCTGACAAAATAGCGGCTGTTGCAGGGTTTGATTGGAGTTTTACGGCAGAAAAACCAGTGAAGAAAAGTTTTTGGCAACGTTTATTTAACAGACAATAATTTCTTTACCCGAGCGGAGAGATGCTCAGGCGATAAGGGTGGCTTATTTCGTTTTAAGCCTTGCGGGAAATAAAGACCTAATTCACCACCTTATTGGCGCAATACGAACTTGCAAACGCATTGGGTTTGGCTTTAAAAATAAAGCCCATGCTTAAAATGTACCCCATAGCTTCGCTAAGTGCGCTGTTTGATTTGAACTGAGGGCTGGTATTAATATCCGCATGCACCTCAAGCTCTACGTTGTATTTATCCAACAGGTTGCACAATTGGTAGGCCGCATCAATTGATTTTGCCACCTCGTTCAGCATACGTTCTTTTACGGTAATGCCTGCTTTTTGCTTATCGGTTTTGATAAACATAAAGCCGCCGCGCTTTTCACGTACAAAAACAATTACGGTGGCGTATTCAATCGTTTCCCCATACACTTGTGAGTCGGTACCAATGCACACCTTTAATCGGTTGCCCATGGCCCGCTCGTTTAAAATTGTTGTCTCCACTTCGGTCAAGATGTCCTCGCCGAGCTTCGTGCCGTCAAGTTTTCTCCACATATACTCAAAGATAGCAGAAAACGGCACTTTTCAAATATCAAATTATTGTAAACCAAAAAGATGGGTGCATAACTGTGTGGATATCCGCAAGGCTCCGATTTACAGTTTTTAGGGGTATAAATGGTTGTTTGGGCTATTATTCGGCAGGTTGAAGCCAGTGTTTTTGAGGTAACCCTAAATTAACTACGTTACATAGGGTTATATGATTAACGTTTTTTAGCCACGAAGACAGTAAGCCACAAAGTATTATAAATTAGTGACTTCGCGCCTTTGCAGCAAATAAAAAGCCTGTTTGGAGGGAATCACCTTCAATCCCACTAAATAAAAATCTGAAACAGGTCAATAGCGTTTCGGCAGGTTGAAACCAGTGTTTTTGGGGTAACCCTAAATTAACTACGTTACATAGGTTTATATGATTAACGTTTTTTAGCCACGAAGACAGTAAGACACAAAGTATCATAATTAGCGACTTCGCGCCTTTGCGGCAAATAGAAAGCCTGTGAGCAATCCCGTTAAATAAAAAATCCGAAAACCAACAATGCAGTTTTCGGATTTAGAAATAAGATTTTATAGTATTTAAACCCCTAGTTTCTTAAACCTAACCCTTGTAGGTTGGGCATCACCAAGGCGTTTTTTACGGTTCTCTTCGTAATCGCTAAAGTTACCTTCAAACCAATACACTTGTGAGTTACCTTCAAAAGCTAAAATGTGCGTGGCCACCCGGTCAAGGAACCAACGGTCGTGGCTAATAATCACCGCACAGCCTGCAAAGTTTTCAAGGGCTTCTTCCAGCGCGCGCAAGGTATTTACGTCAATATCGTTGGTAGGTTCATCCAGTAGCAGTACGTTACCGCCGTCTTTCAGCGTAAGAGCCAAATGCACACGGTTACGTTCACCGCCCGATAGTACCCCTACCTTTTTGCTTTGGTCGTTACCGCTAAAGTTAAACTTAGAAATATAGGCACGTGAGTTGATTTGCTTATCGCCCAGCATCATGGTATCGGTGCCGCCTGCAATTACATCAAACACGGTTTTATCCGCTTCCAACCCGTCGTGGCTTTGGTCAACGTAGGCAGTTTTAACCGTCTCACCCACTTTAAACGAGCCTTTATCGGGTTGCTCTAAGCCCAAAATCAATTTAAACAACGTGGTTTTACCCGCACCGTTAGGGCCAATAACCCCCACAATGCCCGCTTTTGGCAGGTTAAAGTTCAAATCTTCAAACAGCAACTTATCGCCAAAGGCTTTGCTCACCCCTTGGGCTTCAATCACCACATCCCCCAAACGAGGACCCGGCGGAATAAACAACTCAAGTTTGGTTTCTTTTTCTTTGCTCTCTTCGCTCAATAGCTTGTCGTATGCAGCCAAACGGGCTTTACCCTTAGCCTGACGTGCTTTGGGAGCCATGCGCACCCATTCCAACTCACGCTCAAGGGTTTTCTGACGTTTGCTCTCGGTTTTCTCTTCTTGCGCCATCCGTTGTGATTTTTGCTCCAACCAGCTGCTGTAGTTACCCTTCCAAGGAATACCCTCGCCGCGGTCAAGTTCCAAAATCCAACCCGCCACATTATCCAAGAAATAACGATCGTGGGTTACTGCAATTACAGTCCCTTTATAGCTTTGCAAGAAATGCTCCAGCCACAGCACGCTTTCAGCATCCAAGTGGTTGGTAGGCTCATCCAGCAACAAAATATCCGGTTCGCTCAATAACAAACGGCACAATGCCACACGACGACGCTCACCGCCTGATAATGGTTTTATCAATGTATCACCTTCGGGGCAGCGCAATGCATCCATTGCAATCTCAAGTCGGTTATCCAATTCCCAAGCATTGTAGGCATCAATCTTTTCCATCAGCTCGCCTTGTTTCTCAATCAACTTCATCATTTCATCCTCGTCAATCGGCTCCGATAGTCTCAAGTTCACCGCTTCGTATTCGGCCAGCACATCTACAATGTGTTGCACGCCTTCTTGCACAATCTCTTTAACGGTTTTGGTTTCGTCAAGTTTAGGCTCTTGTTCCAAATACCCTACCTTATAACCCGGGCTGAAAACTACCTCGCCGTTGTAGTTTTTATCGATGCCTGCAATAATTTTCAGCAGGCTTGATTTACCCGCACCGTTCAAACCCAGTACGCCTATTTTGGCACCGTAGAAAAACGACAGGTATATATTTTTAAGTACTTGCTTTTGCGGGGGGTAAATTTTGCTTACGCCCGCCATTGAAAAGATAATTTTTTCTGACATGG
This region includes:
- a CDS encoding GNAT family N-acetyltransferase — translated: MEILPLQPEDLPRLSEIQPTDWGDITPNVTYYLNSPHCSPIKVVENGEIIGTGSAIRHKDTAWLALIIVHPQHRNRGLGGIITKYLVDMLKAEGFETVYLIATPMGEPVYKRLGFEIETEYLFFKGELKETETQPNIIPFEAKHLPRIYELDQQSYGENRWYRMDENLQTARVYEHNGKVEGFYLPSLSEGLIVAATPQAGIALMQLRAQTHEVFILPVDCAAGIEFLKTNGYQEVRNAQRMRLGKQRPFNPAMLYNRVGGPIG
- a CDS encoding gamma carbonic anhydrase family protein, producing MDIQQILSKPIQKGKNVFIAPNATVIGNVSLGDECSVWFGAVLRADSDSITIGHRTNIQDNAVIHVDLNEPATIGNDCIIGHLALVHGATIGDNVLVGMHSTVMNGAKVGDFSIIGANALVPAGMEIPAFSMVVGTPAKIVKTLTPEQVEKVKRNAAVYVELAAEYMEFYK
- a CDS encoding acyl-CoA thioesterase; the protein is MRKSLILNSINHTLKLNKNKYESEMQVRPDDIDMFRHVHSSRYIDYVLAARYDQMGRCYGMPMEEFLQNGFGWVIVSTHMEFKRPLKLGDYFVVSTQLVHFEKHTAKVDFEILKKEGMKLCCTGHFDYTMIDMATGRAAALPDWIIERYSLPE
- the ettA gene encoding energy-dependent translational throttle protein EttA, with amino-acid sequence MSEKIIFSMAGVSKIYPPQKQVLKNIYLSFFYGAKIGVLGLNGAGKSSLLKIIAGIDKNYNGEVVFSPGYKVGYLEQEPKLDETKTVKEIVQEGVQHIVDVLAEYEAVNLRLSEPIDEDEMMKLIEKQGELMEKIDAYNAWELDNRLEIAMDALRCPEGDTLIKPLSGGERRRVALCRLLLSEPDILLLDEPTNHLDAESVLWLEHFLQSYKGTVIAVTHDRYFLDNVAGWILELDRGEGIPWKGNYSSWLEQKSQRMAQEEKTESKRQKTLERELEWVRMAPKARQAKGKARLAAYDKLLSEESKEKETKLELFIPPGPRLGDVVIEAQGVSKAFGDKLLFEDLNFNLPKAGIVGVIGPNGAGKTTLFKLILGLEQPDKGSFKVGETVKTAYVDQSHDGLEADKTVFDVIAGGTDTMMLGDKQINSRAYISKFNFSGNDQSKKVGVLSGGERNRVHLALTLKDGGNVLLLDEPTNDIDVNTLRALEEALENFAGCAVIISHDRWFLDRVATHILAFEGNSQVYWFEGNFSDYEENRKKRLGDAQPTRVRFKKLGV